Part of the Usitatibacter palustris genome, AGGCGGCGGGCCTCTTCGAGGCGGCCACCGGTGTCCTGCACGAACAGCGTGTTGGTGCGCTCGTCGATCGTCGCGCTGCCGCGCTTGGAGAGGATCTTCTGGTCCTTGTCCGAGAGCAGCTTCTTCAGGTCCTCGGCCTTGGCGTACGAGAGCGCAAAGCTCTCCGTGCGTACCGGCTCCAGGTCGGAGATGGCGGCGTTGGCTTCGAGGGCCAGCTTTTCCTTGGCCGCGAGCTCATCCGTGGGGGCAATCAGCACCACGTTGCCGTTCTTGCGCTTGGACAGGCCCTTCGACTGCAGGATGATGTCGAGCGCCTGGTCCCAGGGCACGTCCTTCAGGCGCAGCGTGAGGTTGCCGCCCACCGTGTCGCTGGTGATGATGTTGAGGCCCGTGAAGTCGGCGATCACCTGCAGCACCGCGCGCACTTCGACGTTCTGGAAGTTGAGCGAGAGCTTCTCGCCGGCATAGCCCGGGGTGGAGCTCTGCACCAGCTTGTTCGGATCTTCCTTGACCGGCTTCACCTCGAGGATGAACTGGGTGTCGGTCTGGTAGGCCGAGTATTCCCAGATGCCGCGCGGCTCGATCACCATCCGGGCGTTGCCGCCCTGCTCGAAGGTGTCGACGAAGCGCACCGGCGTGCCGAAGTCGCCCACGTCGAGGCGGCGGACGAGGTTGCGCGGGACGTTCGTGCTCAGGAAGTCGACGAGCACCTGGCGGCCCTGCTGGCGGATGTCGATGCCGACGTTGGCCGAGGAGAGGTCCACGATCACGCGGCCCTCACCCGTGTTGCCACGGCGGAAGTCGACGTCGCGAAGGTTGTAGCGGACCTGTGCGCCCGGTGCGGGCTCGGCGAAGACGGTAGTCCCTGCCGACGGGGCGGTGGCTTGCGCGCCCCCCGAGGTCTGGGCCTGCGAACCGTCGATCGTCACGACGAGGAGCTTGCCGTCGAGGACCTGCGTGTACGTGAGGTTGCGCGTGAGGTTCATCACCAGGCGCGTGCGCGTGGCGGTCTGCACGACGGAAACGTTCTTGAGATCGCCTTCGCCGGCCTCGACCTGGTTCTTGCCCAGGCCATTCACGGTGTCGGGAAGATCGATGGCAATCCGCGGCGGGTTGGTGACCGCGAAGCCCTGGGGCACGGCCTTCAGGGCGTCCTTGAAGCCGACCTTGACGACGATCTTTCCGCCCTGGATCGAGGAGAAGTTGATCGACTCGACCGCATTCTTGGCGGCGGCAGCCTGCGCCCAGGCGAGCGGCGCGGCTAGCACGAGCGCCACGGCCGCGAGGGCGGTAGTGAACGTGCGGGTTTTATTGCGGAGAGTGGCGATCACTTTTTGTCCCCTTTACCGGCTTCTTCCAGGAGCGGCAGGACGCTTTGCCGCTCGGCCCAGTCGCCGGCGCTGTCTTGAACGATTTCCTTCAACTT contains:
- the pilQ gene encoding type IV pilus secretin PilQ, with the protein product MIATLRNKTRTFTTALAAVALVLAAPLAWAQAAAAKNAVESINFSSIQGGKIVVKVGFKDALKAVPQGFAVTNPPRIAIDLPDTVNGLGKNQVEAGEGDLKNVSVVQTATRTRLVMNLTRNLTYTQVLDGKLLVVTIDGSQAQTSGGAQATAPSAGTTVFAEPAPGAQVRYNLRDVDFRRGNTGEGRVIVDLSSANVGIDIRQQGRQVLVDFLSTNVPRNLVRRLDVGDFGTPVRFVDTFEQGGNARMVIEPRGIWEYSAYQTDTQFILEVKPVKEDPNKLVQSSTPGYAGEKLSLNFQNVEVRAVLQVIADFTGLNIITSDTVGGNLTLRLKDVPWDQALDIILQSKGLSKRKNGNVVLIAPTDELAAKEKLALEANAAISDLEPVRTESFALSYAKAEDLKKLLSDKDQKILSKRGSATIDERTNTLFVQDTGGRLEEARRLILQLDVPVRQVLIEARIVIADDKWGRQLGARFGTQSAFNRNNYNFGVSGSGVDTVNALQNNPVSRGSASLVYPGGDPQGAFGTTGNIGTIPIGAQPEQLNVNLPVAGAAGQIALSILNLGSGNLVNVELSALEADNRGKVVSSPRVITADKKKAVISQGTEIGYFTAAASGATTITFKPAVLELAVTPRITPDDRIIMDLEVKKDAVGVVFSGIPSIDTKRVSTQVLVDNGDTIVLGGIFEQTTRTTVDKVPFFGDIPFVGYLFKRTNKQDDKTELLIFVTPKIVKDVLTVR